TACATTTCATGGTcagtttttgcaaagaaaaaaaacccataTTAACAAATAAGTTAATTACACTGGTCCCTTAGTCAAACGTGAAACAAGAACACCATTTTCTGTGGTGCAACTATGAGTAACGGCTATTGACTGCATAAGTGTCACTCACCTCTTGCTTCAAAGGACTCTCGTCTAAATCTGTCTGGAGAGGGCGGATGTAGGCCACAGCCTGACCAAAGCGCTCCCGCAAATGTGGCACTGTATACCCGAAGGCTCCAGGATAGAGTAGAGACAATTGTCTCTGTCCACCTCCTCCTCCATCAGCACAGAGAAATTCGAACCCCCCAGCTACTTTAGGAAAATGATTTTCCAGAGCTGTACTTAGTTCTTTGTGGCTTGCATTCTTTTGAACTGAAAGTCGTGCCTTTCCAAGACCAGCATCTAAAAGTTTATGAACCCTGGGCCTTGAGGGAGTAACATTTTCATCTTGTCTTGCCAAGACACAGAAGTCGTGCGTCCAGGTCTCCTTGGGCGTAAAAGATGCTTTGGCTGGAACATATCCAGTCATCTTTTGCCTCTTAGGGGGCAGAGTAAATTGAGTAGTTGTGCAGGATGAGCACATCCCTGGAAATCTTCTCCTGCAAAGGAACAATAAATTCAACCAATTTAGATAAGGCAATATCAAGTTAATTTCTTGATCAAAAGGGCAACTCACTTGTACTAAAACGTCCTCAAATAAAAACCCAGGTGCACACTGAATATGCTTGCATTCATGGGAAAGTACCAACATGTTGCTGGCGAAATGTTAAATCACACAGTAGTCATAAAATTCAATCTTCCCAGAAAATTCAATTTTTAGGTAAGGAGTTTGAGGCCTGCTAcaggaaaaagaggaaaaaggcAGGGTAGGGTGTGGGAGTTGGTAGGAAAACAGTGACCAAAAGAATAACAGAAGACTAGAGAAAACTATGTAAGGAAGAGAGCAAGGCAAAAGGAAGTAGCCTCTTCAGGGCGTTCAGTTAGTTGGGGCGCAGcgcgaaaaaaatataaaaaaggacggtcgatcgagaataaaatattttgcaatcagcaataaaatttacgacatgaaaacaacattaattttgaactgcgaatatacaaagttacgatcagcgaaaaacattttgggagagtttcgctacgttcaattttgtatCTACTTTTGGCtccacaaataaatcgcaaaatcgaaagtgacatcgaattcagcgggcgccgtgatcaaataaccgcggcgtgtttactcgcgaaacagtgaagcatctgtgtcaaatgctggcaagataccgggtttttgttttctttagttttctttttcttttgtacattAAAAAGCGATATCTTCTCTTCCTTTCTTTAAGACTTCAAAGTTCCAATTTATTTACTTAGCATTAAAATGACGCTGGATGAACAGTTATAGTCATTTGTACAAACCGGGCTACTGCTCTTTGCATCTTGTCTAATGAATCAATATCACATTTGCAATGTGGATCCCAGGCAACAGATGCGTACTCAAGCTTATGCCTGACCAAGATTACATGTAACACGACTTAGTTCTTGGTTCTCTCTGTACAAAACcaatagttttttttctaaggCCTATCATCCCGTTCGCATTATTTTATACGATCCTTCCATCTAAGTTTATCATTTAGTTCAACCTCTAGATATGGGTGAGATATCACATGTTTAAAAGGAACTTGTTAATTATTACGatgtttaaagtattcaataaTAACTGTCCGACGTATCTTCATGAGTATTTTCATAGAACCtcagaagttcacaattataaCTTGAAAGCTCCGAACTATGACTTCCAATTACCGCTACCTAAAACGAATTTTCTTTAACGTTCTTTCTCTTACCGAGGTGAAAATGCTTGGAACcaactgtcaaatcaaatacgtgagataagggatcttgcaagctttaaacgtgCGATATCCTAGGACACATTTTACATCGTGAGGGCACATCTTTACATGGCTTGTTTCGTATATAGTAATTTACTTTAACGTTCTTTCTCTTATCGAGGTGCAAATGCTTGGAACcaactgtcaaatcaaatacgtgagataagggatcttgcaagctttaaacgtgCAATATCCTAGGACACATTTTACATCGTGAGGgcacatttttacatggcttgtttcGTATTATTTTATAGTAACTTGTTACTAATtattaaaattgtttaaatttctttgacattaaacaatatttagcgctaagttatacctagttcattagttgttttaacatttatatcttgtaattcttgtaattcttgtaatttttagcacttatattttgtAATTCTTGCACGgcagcttgctgagccatttaccgtgttttaaataaagttgattgattgacatgttcTAGAATCTTGCCACAGAAGTGAAAATCTCccggggcgggggggggggtactgccatatatgggctatataggtatgtgctgctgtgaagggtatggttttcaatttaagcagtttactctagcatagggtatataaatcagagcgttttggtctagaatagggtatcatttttcacgaaactgaccagttggttgaagatttttatctagactaaggaaaccaggaattgctactcaaaaatataaaaaaatgaaatcggcaagtttaaattttcacgactcagcctcaacagcgttgatactgagatgactatcataaaacgctactggatattattaactgtcaaaaatcgggattcagacggaaatcggtgagTATtgatactggttaaaattaaacaatttatggTCTTGATAATGCGcacgtacgtgcttggcattgctggacaagtataaataaatccttttttaagaaagaagtgattgtggtataaggttttgttatggctttgctttagactgtgttagtgacctcagtttctgggtATAGGGCCTCGGATGCCATGAAAATGCAGTTTATTTGAAAGACGTGTGTGTGGGACTTTATCAAACGCTTTCGAAAAGTCGAGGATGGCTAGTGATATACAGATGCAATCAATTCAAAGGCTTTGGTTGTGTCATGAAGAGTACACATCTAAAACCATCATATTGTGAATCAATTAGAATGCCGTGCCTTTCGATACGTGCCATAACTTTGCGTATTTCTAAGGTACAAGTCAATGAGATAGGTCTATAATTTCCGATGCAAAAAGGTCTTTTTTTCCGCAAACCCTtagcaaaaggaaaaaacgaaGATCCCTTCAAAATTAACATTAATTCACTTGAATAACTCGAAACAGTATTCCCGACCTACGCAGAAGCACGTAAAAAAAAGACAAGGAACTTCAGTTATTCGTAGGGTTCTAACCGCGGGAAAGCGGCCCACTCAGAATACGTAAGACAATGGTGTAAAATGcggaattttgtttttgatttaaCCAGGAGCATTTGTGGTTAAATCTCTTTCAAGATTTTCAAGATATATATTGGCTCTCGCTGACTCCAACTAACGCTTCAAGACGGTTTGGTGGAAGTATTTTCAGTTCTTCGCTGAGCCGTTCTCATACCTGTCTTGACTATTTTATCATTATTGGAAAACCCGCATTCTTGTGTGAGCGCAGGagaaattcaatttaaaaagtAGAATGACACCTCGACTTAAAAGGTAAAGGAATGGTTGGTTTAGGAAGAAGTTGGATAATTTAGCTtgtttccaatccaaaaaattTCTAACTACCAGAGTTTAGTGCCTCGCTTAGTGGATCGTAATGTTCTCTTTTTATGGTTACCGTATTGTTTTCTTTATACAGATACATTGAATTATGTATTTTAAATGCACTTAATTTAGTTGTATATGTAAAAGAGTTAACCACATCTATGCCAGTTTCATTTCTGGGCGGTGGGTGTATCACTAACACGCAAGAAAAGGTGAAATAATCGAAAAAATCACACGAATAATTGCTGGCGAGCGTTAGCGAGGCAGCATACTATTCTTGACATTagccaaaaaatcaaaatttgaatcGATTGTGGTGGGTCATGTCTCTTATCCGGGGTATTGATACCCGAAATAACGTCACGTACACGTCGTGGAAGGGAATCTTACAGTTTTAGCCTTCGAGCCGAGTACTTTTCCAGTGGGTCGTCATTGATCATCATTCAACCGTACATTATGTTCAGTCTTTGACCACcgagtcaaattgttcttcaacgtcttcaaccgttgagcgaagagaaaatcagttcCCGAGCTAGACCACGAGCAGTCGTCCTTATCTCCTCAGAGCCACGCACGACGAGTGAATTAGTGGTGAAAACGGggcgtgtcacgcaatcgcgCGCTCAACTGAGACTGCTCCCAGTCAAGCacgacaataaatttaaattgacattTGCTCAGCTACGttcagcatttctcaaaaggatactcttttgctgaaaaggggccagaaatttgagaacagaagtttaaattcaaagaatgaaatgacatgccattgttttgaaagTATCCATTTGCTTATAAAACAGTAACGCCTGCCACACATGCTAAAGATATGCACACCTTTCTTCGCTTTTTAAATACTTTCACGCACATTTCCGGTATcctctttcttcaaaaatttgcacctgtttttaaaagaaaataccaGTCTCTGCTCCCAGTTTCCACGCCAGCACTCACTTTCTCACTGAAACTCCTAGTTATACAATTATACACAAATAAGTGCATGGCGTTCTGCTTCTGCTTGCCCTCGTCAATCTGAAGTGGTCGTTGTTGACAAACGTACGTTCCGTAGCCTGGGACAAAGCAGAAAAGAGGAGTGCCgaaaattaaatgcaaaaaccTAACGAAACCCAGTCTAAAGATCATTTATCGAGACAAGCGAAAAACCTAAGTTCAAGTTATCAAGTTCTTGTTTGTTTCTCAACAGTAACGGCTAACACGGGTACTGCTGTTTGTTCATTAACATGATGAAACAATCGAACTGAACCGGCATCTCGTCACGCCACCCATATTTTTGATTTTAACTAACGCGGCAACTGGACCAACAGAAATGGTTTGTGTATAAGAATTCAGTTCAAGGAAAGTTCATTTGAATCTTTTAGCAGGCTAGACAGTGATTGAAAACGTGCTCCTGACTTACGTTAGTTGGCGCAGTCAGTTTAGTGTAATGAGTCCCAGTAGAAAACCGGGAAAGAAGAACATATCAAGGTAGAGCACGGTGCTATGTTGTGCCCATGGCCGGTTTTCCGGCAAAATTAATTCGCTAGTTTAAACAGGACCACAATTTTTATCAAATTTAGGAAAACATTTTCTACCTgcagaaggaagaaaacatttttaaattacAGTGTTTAATATCGGATCTTTACATTGATTTTAGTGTATATTGCAGTGCTTTTTTTTAGTTCCTTGGGTTTAAATGGGTTCCCCGAAAACGAAATTTCCCATTCATCCGCTTTATAAAGCCAGTCCTTTTATGTCTTGGGAAACTATTGTATTCGAGGATCGAAAATTACGTGATTCAAATTaggaaaatttaataaaaaacaatTACTGCATAgctgaagaaactttttttttctttaaatgcaATGCTTTATTTCTTATTCAAATATAGACTGAGCCAAATATACAACTTTAATTAACTCAATGATCTTCAGGATCGAcgatttttcaacaaacaatgGAGTAATTTTGATTAAATGATTTATTTAAACAGGCAATGTACATCGAATTGTCTGCTTAATTAAACATTTAtgatgcatttttctttttcgcaCTACTCTAGAAAACAACTTGGCCACCATTTTTTGTTTGCTGAAAAACAGATAAAGAGATTGCCATCTTTGCACGAGAGCTTCTCTTTGAGGAAAGTCCATTGTTTTTGGGTCAGTTTAGATTCAGAGGCTTTCTCTAACAAAATGATTAGATGGCAATAAAAGTTGACGTGCAAGTTACGTTTCTTTCTTCTCGGTCTCAGATACACTGTTAATACCaatatgcaaaattttaaaTACAAACCAAAAGGGATGTGGCACCGTTTCTTCAATTCTCTcattgacgtttttttttttaaaatcagttgCCGG
Above is a window of Montipora capricornis isolate CH-2021 chromosome 6, ASM3666992v2, whole genome shotgun sequence DNA encoding:
- the LOC138053655 gene encoding uncharacterized protein, with product MCSSCTTTQFTLPPKRQKMTGYVPAKASFTPKETWTHDFCVLARQDENVTPSRPRVHKLLDAGLGKARLSVQKNASHKELSTALENHFPKVAGGFEFLCADGGGGGQRQLSLLYPGAFGYTVPHLRERFGQAVAYIRPLQTDLDESPLKQEVGLTPKEDCVNCGLCIPMAMVRNHQQECRGGTPQGKVDRDDGPNVADFQECEAKVQQQHAPGEVTSAATCTTSSKEPWMVLNEVFPVHDLEQCKQA